The Pantoea phytobeneficialis genome has a segment encoding these proteins:
- the aroE gene encoding shikimate dehydrogenase yields MDNFAVFGNPIAHSKSPFIHRLFAEQTGIDHRYGRICAPLDGFPQAISEFFASGGKGANVTLPFKEQAWEFADELSERAALSGAVNTLKKDAQGQIIGDNTDGIGLLSDLERLDMIRPGDRVLLVGAGGAARGVILPLLSLGCSLTVTNRTVEKAELLAEIFRHSGAIHACGFEALAGQSFDLIVNATSSGVEGKVPPLPVSLISHHTRCYDMFYQQGLTPFLLWCQQHGAQQLADGLGMLVGQAAHAFQLWHGVMPEIAPVIKQLKEAMQS; encoded by the coding sequence ATGGACAACTTTGCCGTTTTTGGTAACCCAATCGCGCACAGCAAATCGCCTTTTATTCATCGTTTGTTCGCTGAGCAAACGGGTATCGATCACCGCTATGGCCGGATATGTGCGCCATTGGATGGGTTCCCACAGGCCATTAGCGAGTTCTTTGCATCAGGAGGGAAGGGCGCCAATGTAACCTTGCCTTTTAAAGAACAGGCGTGGGAGTTTGCGGATGAGCTCAGTGAGCGCGCTGCGCTTTCCGGCGCAGTCAATACGTTGAAGAAAGATGCGCAGGGGCAGATTATTGGTGATAACACCGATGGCATTGGTTTACTGAGCGATCTTGAACGGCTGGACATGATCCGCCCTGGCGATCGTGTATTGCTGGTGGGAGCGGGTGGCGCGGCGCGTGGTGTCATTTTGCCTCTGCTTTCATTAGGTTGTTCACTCACGGTCACAAATAGAACGGTTGAAAAGGCAGAGTTGCTGGCAGAAATCTTCCGCCACAGCGGTGCCATCCATGCCTGTGGTTTCGAGGCACTGGCTGGGCAGTCATTCGATCTGATTGTGAACGCCACCTCCAGCGGAGTGGAGGGTAAAGTGCCGCCATTACCGGTTTCATTGATTTCTCACCATACTCGTTGCTATGACATGTTCTACCAACAAGGTCTGACGCCATTCTTGCTCTGGTGTCAGCAACACGGAGCGCAGCAACTCGCCGATGGGTTAGGCATGCTGGTGGGGCAGGCGGCGCATGCTTTCCAGTTGTGGCATGGTGTGATGCCAGAAATCGCGCCTGTCATTAAACAGTTAAAAGAAGCGATGCAGTCGTGA
- the dprA gene encoding DNA-protecting protein DprA gives MDKIEWMLRLANVKGLSGHQILRLANMLHSASHVDDDLLTMQRLNETQRKQFNTLCPRQLTRTRRWLENPQHQLLSVLDNTYPPALAEISRFPPLLYVMGNAAALHTPQLAVVGSRQCSHYGKEWGGWFSQQLAAKGLTLTSGLARGIDGVAHRAALNASGKTVAVLGSGLKHIYPRNHQNLAQEIMNNEGALVSEFPLDTPPYATNFPRRNRIISGLSMGVLVVEASLKSGSLVTARYALEQNRNVYALPGSLGSEGSTGTHWLIQQGALLVSHPDQILDDLHSSLHWLPSTQPETIYSQDSDDVPLPFADVLANVGDEVTPVDVVAERAGQPVPVISAQLLELELAGWIAAVPGGYVRLRRACHVRRTYVLV, from the coding sequence ATGGATAAAATTGAGTGGATGCTCAGGCTGGCGAATGTGAAAGGCCTCAGTGGCCATCAAATTCTTCGCCTGGCGAATATGCTGCATAGCGCCAGCCATGTGGATGATGATTTGCTGACGATGCAACGGCTAAACGAAACGCAGCGAAAACAATTTAATACACTCTGTCCACGACAACTCACGCGAACCCGGCGCTGGCTGGAAAATCCACAGCATCAGCTGCTTTCTGTTCTGGATAATACTTATCCCCCGGCATTGGCTGAAATCAGCCGTTTCCCACCCTTGTTATATGTGATGGGCAATGCCGCAGCCTTGCATACTCCGCAACTTGCCGTTGTCGGCAGTCGCCAATGTTCACATTATGGCAAGGAGTGGGGTGGTTGGTTTTCACAGCAGCTGGCGGCGAAGGGGTTAACCCTAACCAGTGGGCTGGCGCGGGGGATTGATGGCGTTGCACATCGTGCGGCGCTCAACGCCTCCGGCAAAACCGTCGCCGTGCTGGGAAGTGGGTTGAAGCACATTTATCCCAGAAACCATCAAAATTTGGCTCAGGAGATCATGAACAATGAAGGTGCCCTGGTCTCCGAATTCCCGTTGGATACGCCTCCTTATGCCACGAATTTTCCACGCCGCAATCGCATCATCAGTGGTTTGAGCATGGGGGTATTGGTGGTGGAAGCCTCCTTGAAAAGCGGCTCACTGGTTACGGCGCGCTATGCGTTGGAACAAAATCGCAATGTCTATGCGTTACCCGGTTCCTTGGGGAGTGAAGGCAGTACAGGAACGCACTGGCTGATACAGCAAGGTGCATTGCTGGTCTCCCATCCTGATCAGATTCTCGACGATCTCCATTCGTCCCTTCACTGGCTCCCCTCAACTCAACCAGAAACAATATATTCACAAGACAGTGACGATGTTCCATTGCCATTTGCGGACGTGTTGGCTAACGTAGGTGATGAGGTTACACCTGTTGACGTCGTCGCTGAACGTGCCGGCCAACCTGTGCCAGTTATCTCAGCCCAGTTGCTGGAGCTGGAGTTAGCAGGATGGATCGCAGCTGTACCCGGCGGCTATGTCCGATTAAGGAGGGCATGCCATGTTCGACGTACTTATGTACTTGTTTGA
- a CDS encoding DNA topoisomerase family protein, which produces MSKSALFTVRKHDPCPACGAELVIRAGKHGPFLGCVNYPTCDYIRPLKNQGDGHIVKVLEGHACPQCGADKVLRQGRFGMFVGCSHYPECDYTETIDKPDETAIACPQCQSGKLVQRRSRYGKTFHACDRYPDCQFAVNATPVEGVCPHCQFPLLIEKKTAQGMKRFCASKCCGKAVVQDN; this is translated from the coding sequence ATGAGTAAATCAGCACTTTTTACCGTGCGTAAACACGACCCCTGCCCCGCTTGCGGGGCAGAATTAGTGATACGTGCCGGCAAACATGGCCCATTCCTTGGGTGCGTCAACTATCCAACCTGCGACTATATTCGCCCGCTGAAAAATCAGGGTGACGGTCATATCGTCAAAGTGCTGGAGGGACATGCCTGTCCACAATGTGGTGCTGATAAAGTACTGCGTCAGGGGCGGTTTGGTATGTTTGTTGGTTGTAGCCACTATCCTGAATGTGATTACACCGAAACGATCGATAAGCCTGATGAGACCGCGATCGCGTGCCCACAGTGTCAAAGTGGCAAGCTGGTGCAGCGCCGCTCGCGTTATGGCAAAACTTTTCATGCCTGTGATCGCTATCCCGACTGCCAGTTTGCCGTGAACGCGACGCCTGTTGAAGGTGTTTGCCCGCACTGTCAGTTCCCTTTATTAATTGAAAAGAAAACCGCGCAGGGCATGAAACGTTTCTGCGCCAGTAAGTGCTGCGGCAAAGCCGTAGTGCAGGACAACTGA
- the def gene encoding peptide deformylase, which produces MSVLQVLHFPDDRLRKIAAPVKTVDAGIQRIVDDMFETMYAEEGIGLAATQVDIHQRIIVIDVSESREERLVLINPELLEKGGETGIEEGCLSIPEQRAFVPRAEWVKVRAQDRDGNTFELETDGLLAICIQHEIDHLDGKLFIDYLSPLKRQRIKQKLEKLARQNARAS; this is translated from the coding sequence ATGTCAGTTTTGCAGGTATTACATTTCCCTGATGATCGCCTTCGCAAAATCGCGGCGCCGGTAAAAACCGTAGATGCCGGGATACAGCGTATCGTCGACGACATGTTTGAAACAATGTACGCCGAAGAGGGCATCGGCCTGGCGGCAACGCAGGTGGATATTCATCAGCGCATTATCGTGATTGATGTGTCAGAAAGCCGTGAAGAACGCCTGGTTTTGATCAACCCAGAGCTGCTGGAGAAAGGCGGCGAAACCGGTATTGAAGAGGGCTGTCTCTCCATTCCGGAACAACGTGCCTTTGTCCCGCGTGCTGAATGGGTGAAAGTCCGTGCTCAGGATCGTGACGGTAATACTTTCGAACTGGAAACCGATGGCTTGCTGGCGATCTGCATTCAGCACGAAATCGACCACCTCGATGGCAAACTGTTTATTGATTATCTGTCACCGCTGAAACGTCAGCGCATCAAACAGAAACTGGAAAAACTGGCACGCCAGAATGCACGCGCATCCTGA
- the tsaC gene encoding L-threonylcarbamoyladenylate synthase type 1 TsaC, producing MTQQHALPGSVDFCIEQLQQQAVIAYPTEAVFGLGCDPDSESAVMSLLALKQRPVEKGLILIAADYAQLEPYVADQELSVVQRERMFASWPGPVTYVVPASPHTPRWLTGRFDSLAIRVSDHPDVQALCRRFGKPLVSTSANLSGEPPCRTAAEVAQQFGAEFPVLVGETGGRLNPSEIRDVISGELIRQG from the coding sequence ATGACGCAACAACATGCTTTACCGGGCAGTGTCGATTTCTGTATTGAACAACTGCAACAGCAGGCGGTTATCGCTTATCCCACTGAGGCGGTCTTTGGTCTGGGGTGTGACCCGGATAGTGAAAGCGCGGTGATGTCACTGTTGGCATTGAAACAGCGCCCGGTTGAAAAAGGACTGATCCTGATTGCTGCTGACTATGCCCAGCTGGAACCGTATGTGGCCGATCAGGAGCTTTCGGTGGTGCAGCGTGAGCGTATGTTTGCCAGCTGGCCTGGGCCGGTGACTTATGTGGTTCCGGCGTCGCCACATACGCCACGTTGGTTAACCGGACGTTTTGACTCGTTGGCGATTCGTGTTAGTGATCACCCTGATGTACAGGCGCTGTGTCGGCGTTTTGGTAAACCACTGGTTTCAACCAGCGCCAATCTGTCCGGCGAGCCGCCTTGCCGCACCGCAGCTGAGGTCGCTCAGCAATTCGGCGCGGAATTTCCGGTGCTGGTGGGAGAAACCGGGGGCCGTCTCAATCCTTCAGAAATCCGCGATGTGATCAGCGGCGAACTTATCCGTCAGGGCTAA
- the smg gene encoding DUF494 family protein Smg: MFDVLMYLFETYIHNEAEMRVDQDKLTDDLTDAGFHREDIYNALNWLERLADYQDGLVAPVLLANDPLSMRIYTEEEGQRLDAECRGFILFLEQIQVLNMETREMVIERVMALDTLDFDLEDLKWVVLMVLFNIPGCENAYQQMEELLFDVNEGMLH; this comes from the coding sequence ATGTTCGACGTACTTATGTACTTGTTTGAGACCTATATCCATAACGAAGCCGAAATGCGCGTTGACCAGGATAAACTGACCGATGATTTAACCGATGCCGGTTTTCATCGTGAAGATATCTATAATGCGTTGAATTGGCTTGAGAGACTGGCTGATTACCAGGATGGCTTGGTTGCGCCGGTATTGCTGGCGAACGACCCGCTCTCAATGCGTATCTACACGGAAGAAGAGGGCCAGCGTTTAGATGCTGAATGCCGCGGTTTTATTCTGTTCCTGGAACAGATCCAGGTGCTGAATATGGAAACACGCGAAATGGTTATCGAACGAGTGATGGCACTCGATACCCTCGATTTTGATCTGGAAGATCTCAAATGGGTGGTGCTGATGGTGTTGTTCAACATCCCCGGATGTGAAAATGCCTACCAGCAGATGGAAGAACTGTTATTCGACGTCAATGAAGGTATGCTGCATTAA
- the fmt gene encoding methionyl-tRNA formyltransferase has product MSAPLKIIFAGTPDFAARHLDALLASEHQVVGVFTQPDRPAGRGNKLTPSPVKVLALAHDVPVFQPKSLKPEENQQLVATLQADVMVVVAYGLILPKAVLDMPRLGCINVHGSLLPRWRGAAPIQRSLWAGDAETGVTIMQMDVGLDTGDMLHKLACPITEQDTSATLYDKLALLGPEGMLKTLKQLANGSAQPEKQDEALVSYAEKLSKEEARLDWTLSAAQLERCIRAFNPWPMSYFMVDDQPVKVWQASVLPHQGKQPGEILHADKQGIQIATADGVLNLLSLQPAGKKAMSAQDLLNSRREWFSPGSILA; this is encoded by the coding sequence GTGTCTGCACCGTTAAAAATCATCTTTGCCGGTACACCTGACTTTGCAGCGCGTCATCTTGACGCGCTGCTTGCTTCTGAGCATCAGGTGGTTGGCGTGTTTACCCAGCCCGATCGTCCTGCCGGACGAGGCAACAAACTGACTCCCAGCCCGGTAAAAGTGCTGGCGCTAGCGCATGACGTTCCGGTTTTCCAACCAAAGTCACTCAAACCTGAAGAGAACCAGCAACTGGTTGCCACATTGCAGGCTGATGTGATGGTGGTGGTGGCTTACGGCCTGATTTTACCGAAGGCGGTGCTGGATATGCCGCGCCTTGGTTGTATCAACGTCCACGGCTCATTGCTGCCGCGCTGGCGTGGTGCCGCCCCAATTCAACGTTCACTCTGGGCTGGCGATGCTGAAACCGGTGTGACCATCATGCAAATGGATGTGGGCCTGGATACCGGTGATATGCTGCATAAACTTGCCTGCCCGATTACCGAGCAGGACACCAGTGCCACCCTGTATGACAAACTGGCGCTGCTCGGCCCTGAAGGGATGCTCAAAACGCTGAAGCAGTTGGCAAATGGCAGCGCACAGCCAGAAAAACAGGATGAAGCGCTGGTCAGCTACGCAGAGAAACTGAGCAAAGAAGAGGCTCGCCTCGACTGGACGCTTTCTGCCGCGCAACTTGAACGCTGCATTCGTGCCTTTAATCCCTGGCCGATGAGCTATTTCATGGTTGATGATCAACCGGTGAAAGTCTGGCAAGCCAGTGTACTGCCGCATCAGGGAAAACAGCCCGGCGAAATCCTCCATGCCGATAAGCAAGGTATCCAGATTGCGACCGCTGACGGCGTTCTGAACCTGCTCTCGCTGCAACCTGCCGGTAAAAAAGCCATGTCTGCACAGGATCTGCTTAACTCACGTCGTGAATGGTTCTCGCCTGGCAGTATTCTGGCCTGA